A DNA window from uncultured Methanoregula sp. contains the following coding sequences:
- the hxlB gene encoding 6-phospho-3-hexuloisomerase yields MENHRVQEMMLLMASKIRSIAHSLSYGDCENFIRELLKAKRIYVIGAGRSGLVAKAFAMRLMHLGLQAFVVGETITPALKEGDVMVIFSGSGKTKTVADIAETAKEIGAHICLITSNADSRIGKISDCIVIIEHQRDAVFDDAAEFEIRQMMGEHKSFAPLGTLFETASMIFADAVISRMMEVTKTDESALKTRHTNIE; encoded by the coding sequence ATGGAGAATCACCGGGTACAGGAAATGATGCTCCTGATGGCATCGAAGATCCGATCGATTGCACATTCACTTTCGTACGGGGACTGCGAGAACTTCATCAGGGAACTCCTCAAAGCAAAACGGATTTACGTTATCGGCGCCGGCCGGTCGGGGCTCGTTGCAAAGGCTTTTGCCATGCGCCTCATGCACCTTGGTCTCCAGGCTTTTGTTGTAGGCGAGACAATCACCCCGGCACTGAAGGAAGGGGACGTGATGGTCATCTTCTCGGGCTCGGGAAAGACCAAGACCGTTGCCGATATCGCCGAGACTGCGAAGGAGATCGGGGCCCACATCTGCCTCATCACCTCGAATGCCGATTCGCGGATCGGCAAAATCTCGGACTGCATCGTCATCATCGAGCACCAGCGCGATGCAGTTTTTGACGATGCTGCCGAGTTCGAGATCCGGCAGATGATGGGTGAGCACAAATCGTTTGCACCCCTTGGAACCCTCTTCGAGACCGCCTCCATGATCTTTGCCGATGCCGTCATCTCACGGATGATGGAAGTGACGAAAACCGACGAGTCGGCTCTCAAAACCCGGCACACCAATATTGAATGA
- a CDS encoding DNA adenine methylase — MKAPLVKWAGGKRQLLQEINARLPHGWNTYFEPFVGGGALLASLANQNRISRAVISDLNEELINLYLVVKNRPEHLIEELARDELSNDEESYRQLRQEFNNLTGSDKKPIRRAALLVYLNKHGYNGLWRVNRKGEFNVPFGRHAKKSLPGDASIRKFHAMLRQVTVLHADFEKTVKTAKREDFVYFDPPYHPVSKTANFTDYHASGFRFADQERLAKTFQRLSDKGVHVMLSNSKVPEIEELYQDFSIATVPAKRYINCNGERRSGTLEIIVTSYPAV, encoded by the coding sequence GTGAAAGCGCCGCTCGTCAAATGGGCCGGGGGAAAACGGCAGCTCCTCCAGGAGATCAATGCCCGGCTTCCCCACGGGTGGAATACCTATTTTGAGCCATTTGTCGGGGGTGGCGCACTCCTTGCCAGTCTTGCAAACCAGAACCGGATATCCCGGGCAGTTATCTCCGATCTCAACGAAGAACTCATCAACCTGTACCTTGTAGTGAAGAACCGGCCGGAACACTTGATTGAGGAGCTTGCACGGGACGAGCTCTCCAATGACGAAGAATCCTACCGGCAGCTCAGACAGGAATTCAACAACCTGACCGGATCCGATAAAAAACCCATCCGCCGCGCTGCACTTCTTGTTTACCTCAACAAGCACGGCTACAACGGGTTATGGCGGGTCAACCGCAAGGGGGAGTTCAATGTCCCGTTCGGGCGGCACGCCAAAAAAAGTCTTCCGGGCGACGCCTCCATCCGGAAATTTCATGCCATGCTCCGGCAGGTGACCGTACTGCATGCGGATTTTGAGAAGACCGTAAAAACCGCAAAAAGGGAGGATTTTGTCTATTTCGATCCCCCCTACCACCCGGTCTCGAAGACCGCGAACTTCACGGATTACCATGCATCGGGGTTCAGGTTTGCCGACCAGGAGCGGCTCGCAAAGACGTTTCAGCGCCTGTCAGATAAAGGCGTGCATGTTATGCTGAGCAACTCAAAAGTACCGGAGATCGAGGAGTTATACCAAGATTTTTCCATAGCAACGGTCCCGGCCAAGCGGTACATCAACTGCAATGGCGAGCGGAGATCCGGCACTCTTGAGATCATCGTCACCAGTTACCCAGCTGTATGA
- a CDS encoding MBL fold metallo-hydrolase, whose amino-acid sequence MKKFSFVAHMPDTPGSLHRAAEIIKKYEGNINRIQFDRRIDPGTVFYEVTASDSSYEKITGELASIGYLQTSLKPLDFLKFCVSLPNRPGALYEFLNYTTAAGANIALIDFDDKGRHPDRLTVSLNLEQSAIVERLLDTLKSLYRLEIIEYDKTGKHLDDTVFYVRYAQAVRNLIGESEDAFLLSFLGETNHIAQELMDRGCNPHQVFESVLATGQTMRATSGEHFYADVQKFAITPKTTLYCFQPPCGGSLFIIDAPEGRVMIDTCYGIYHADIMAMLAHYGLSDPSRISRIIVTHADADHCGASGFFSAPVYMHHATLEIIRTNNRAYGSRNEESVLEEFYTKMVNLFSQFNVPSDVQCFTGPTGITRGIFPVIGSFSVGDIKLEILDGLGGHTCGQVFLYSKDQGLIFTADSVINFASMTKERADYSSLAAFLVTSVNVDSDLANRDRKALLALAEETDRLLTPAGKRCLICGGHGAVSVLNNGKLAAYGEIERYEAGNHSRKE is encoded by the coding sequence GTGAAAAAATTTTCCTTTGTCGCCCACATGCCCGACACCCCGGGATCCCTTCACCGGGCAGCGGAGATCATAAAAAAATATGAAGGGAATATCAACCGTATCCAGTTCGATCGCCGCATAGATCCCGGCACGGTTTTTTACGAGGTAACGGCATCGGATTCTTCCTATGAGAAAATTACCGGTGAACTCGCCTCCATCGGGTACCTGCAGACCTCGCTCAAACCCCTTGATTTTTTAAAGTTCTGCGTATCCCTTCCCAACCGCCCGGGAGCGCTCTATGAATTTCTTAATTACACGACCGCTGCAGGTGCCAACATCGCCCTCATTGATTTTGATGACAAGGGCCGGCACCCGGACCGGCTTACCGTGAGTCTCAACCTGGAACAGAGTGCCATTGTCGAGCGTCTCCTGGATACCTTAAAAAGCCTCTACCGGCTTGAGATCATCGAGTATGACAAGACCGGCAAACATCTCGACGACACGGTCTTTTACGTCCGGTATGCCCAGGCAGTCCGGAACCTTATCGGGGAATCGGAAGATGCGTTCCTTCTCTCCTTCCTGGGCGAGACCAACCATATCGCCCAGGAGCTGATGGACCGGGGATGCAACCCCCACCAGGTCTTCGAGAGCGTTCTTGCAACGGGCCAGACCATGCGGGCAACCTCCGGCGAACACTTTTACGCCGATGTCCAGAAGTTTGCGATAACTCCAAAGACCACGCTGTACTGTTTCCAGCCCCCCTGCGGAGGGAGCCTGTTCATCATTGATGCCCCTGAGGGGCGCGTGATGATCGATACCTGTTACGGGATTTATCACGCCGATATCATGGCAATGCTTGCTCATTACGGCCTTTCGGATCCGTCCAGGATCTCCCGCATCATCGTTACCCATGCCGATGCGGATCACTGCGGAGCCTCCGGGTTCTTTTCAGCGCCGGTGTACATGCACCATGCTACCCTCGAGATCATCCGGACCAATAACCGGGCATATGGTTCACGGAACGAAGAATCGGTTCTTGAAGAATTCTATACCAAGATGGTGAACCTGTTCTCGCAGTTCAATGTCCCGTCCGATGTCCAGTGTTTTACCGGTCCCACCGGGATAACCCGCGGGATCTTTCCGGTAATCGGTTCCTTCTCTGTGGGAGATATCAAGCTTGAGATCCTGGATGGTCTCGGAGGGCACACCTGCGGCCAGGTATTCCTGTATTCAAAAGACCAGGGTCTCATCTTCACGGCCGACAGCGTCATCAATTTTGCAAGCATGACAAAAGAGCGGGCGGATTACAGTTCCCTTGCGGCCTTTCTGGTAACCTCGGTGAATGTTGACAGCGATCTCGCAAACCGGGACCGGAAAGCCCTGCTTGCCCTTGCGGAAGAGACCGACCGCCTCCTCACTCCCGCCGGGAAGCGCTGTCTCATCTGCGGGGGCCACGGGGCGGTGTCCGTCCTGAACAACGGAAAGCTTGCTGCGTATGGCGAGATCGAGCGGTACGAAGCAGGGAACCATTCCCGCAAAGAATAA
- a CDS encoding pyridoxal phosphate-dependent aminotransferase, giving the protein MGIQFSDRVLGIEISGIRKIFESAGPDSINLGLGQPDFDTPQHIKDAAIRAIQEGKTGYTPNTGIPELREAVCRKFKSENSLDYTPDNIIVTAGASEALHIVMQALLREGDRVLCPDPGFVSYASLATMAGGRPVSVPLTKTLHLDVEAAKERMDNAKLLVINSPGNPTGAVESRESIRALVEYAGDKGVTVISDEVYEHFIYGKKHWSAGMFGDNVITINATSKTYAMTGWRLGYLAASPDIVGQCLKVHQYCQACATTISQYAAVAAYNGDQHMVGVMRDEYQARRDLICKGLARLGFSFPVPEGAFYAFVPMKPEVTQKIINAGVVVVPGTAFGENAPEYTRFSYANSRENLNRALDRIQQATGE; this is encoded by the coding sequence ATGGGAATACAGTTCTCTGACCGGGTTCTCGGAATCGAGATCTCCGGTATCCGGAAGATCTTCGAGTCGGCCGGCCCCGACTCGATCAACCTGGGCCTTGGCCAGCCCGATTTCGATACTCCGCAGCATATCAAGGATGCCGCGATCAGGGCCATCCAGGAAGGAAAGACCGGCTACACTCCCAATACCGGCATACCTGAACTCCGCGAGGCTGTCTGCCGGAAGTTCAAATCGGAAAACAGTCTGGACTATACCCCCGATAACATCATCGTGACGGCCGGGGCGAGCGAGGCTCTCCATATCGTTATGCAGGCCCTTCTCCGCGAGGGCGACCGGGTGCTCTGCCCCGACCCGGGATTCGTCTCCTATGCATCCCTTGCAACCATGGCCGGGGGCCGGCCGGTCAGCGTCCCGCTGACAAAAACCCTGCATCTCGACGTAGAGGCCGCAAAGGAGCGGATGGACAATGCAAAACTCCTTGTCATCAACTCCCCGGGAAACCCGACCGGTGCCGTGGAGAGCAGGGAGTCCATCCGGGCTCTCGTGGAGTATGCGGGAGATAAGGGCGTCACGGTGATCTCAGATGAAGTGTACGAGCATTTCATTTACGGGAAAAAACACTGGAGCGCCGGAATGTTCGGGGACAATGTCATAACCATCAATGCCACGAGCAAGACCTATGCCATGACCGGCTGGCGCCTCGGGTACCTTGCCGCGTCTCCCGATATTGTCGGCCAGTGCCTCAAAGTCCACCAGTACTGCCAGGCCTGTGCCACAACCATCTCCCAGTACGCGGCAGTTGCCGCATACAACGGCGACCAGCATATGGTCGGAGTCATGCGCGACGAGTACCAGGCACGCCGGGATCTTATCTGCAAGGGGCTTGCCCGTCTCGGTTTTTCATTCCCGGTTCCCGAAGGTGCCTTCTATGCATTTGTCCCCATGAAACCGGAAGTAACCCAGAAGATCATCAATGCCGGCGTTGTAGTGGTTCCGGGTACGGCGTTCGGTGAGAACGCACCGGAGTATACCCGGTTCAGCTATGCCAATTCCCGGGAAAACCTCAACCGTGCCCTTGATAGGATACAACAGGCAACAGGTGAATGA
- the acsB gene encoding acetyl-CoA decarbonylase/synthase complex subunit alpha/beta produces the protein MTDVELARKTGEEDLKARISDIHTSFSYDETAYHLPISYALTGIAVHEQKTAAEVYAKTANNPIVASECLLAEKTAKAGKEPEPYTGFISDTVIRKLGYSLVDGSILGLALVIGKPESAGSAAAICRELQEKYMLTFLAGEVVPTLSGAGVKLGLDYRLIPLGSTPTYGIHFVDIVARVAMMFGGVTPGDTHRLLSYAAERAKAIVIVFPGLTDDEIAFADGMRVLGFPILSLGGYEGGSWISSTPDTVVSRGMEEKGIRVNVTAIPIPMGCSPAFEGKSIRKEEMYVEFGGGRSPAFELLRMREPGEIEDGKVTVIGPEIEDLKEGSANPLAIIIEVAGKTMKKDYEPVLERRIHNFVNYGEGSWHVAQRDLIWVRLSKEAVAKGVRIEHIGKLLASKFRMDFPQLLDAVSVTLITDGAKVLEAKKDAEIVYEERDARIKGMRDADVNTYYSCTLCQTFAPNHVCVITPERLALCGAISWLDGKIAYEMSPSGANQPIEKGAVINAQNGEFEGVNRFVKKASHGEIERCSLYSVMEYPMTCCGCFEAIALMLPEVNGIMVVNREYKGMTPSGMTFSTLAGTIGGGAQTPGFAGISKNYVLSDRFLQGEGGIERLVWMPAALKEELKVRLSKKLEERGLSGLFEKIADETTAGTIEALMEYLERVQHPALKMKPLV, from the coding sequence ATGACTGACGTGGAACTGGCCAGGAAAACCGGCGAGGAAGATCTGAAAGCAAGGATTTCGGATATTCACACATCTTTTTCTTACGATGAGACCGCATACCATCTCCCGATCTCGTACGCGCTGACCGGGATTGCCGTTCACGAACAGAAGACCGCAGCGGAAGTGTATGCAAAGACCGCAAACAACCCGATCGTTGCTTCGGAGTGCCTGCTTGCCGAAAAGACGGCGAAAGCCGGAAAGGAGCCCGAACCGTACACGGGTTTCATCAGCGACACCGTTATCCGCAAGCTCGGGTACTCGCTTGTCGACGGGAGCATCCTCGGTCTTGCCCTTGTGATCGGGAAGCCCGAGAGCGCCGGCAGTGCGGCAGCCATCTGCCGGGAACTGCAGGAAAAATACATGCTCACGTTCCTTGCCGGAGAAGTTGTCCCGACCCTGTCCGGGGCGGGTGTCAAACTCGGTCTCGACTACCGCCTCATCCCGCTCGGTTCCACACCAACGTACGGGATCCATTTCGTTGATATCGTTGCCCGCGTTGCCATGATGTTCGGGGGCGTAACGCCCGGCGACACCCACCGGCTTCTTTCGTACGCTGCCGAGCGGGCCAAGGCAATTGTCATCGTATTTCCCGGCTTAACGGATGACGAGATAGCATTTGCCGACGGCATGCGGGTGCTCGGGTTCCCCATCCTCTCCCTTGGGGGGTATGAAGGGGGCTCGTGGATTTCTTCAACTCCGGACACCGTTGTCAGCCGGGGCATGGAAGAGAAAGGGATCCGGGTCAACGTAACTGCCATCCCCATACCTATGGGCTGTTCCCCGGCATTCGAAGGCAAAAGCATCCGGAAAGAAGAGATGTACGTGGAGTTCGGCGGCGGGAGATCGCCGGCATTCGAACTCCTCCGTATGCGGGAGCCCGGGGAGATTGAGGACGGGAAAGTCACCGTCATCGGACCCGAGATCGAAGATTTGAAGGAAGGTTCCGCAAACCCGCTGGCGATCATCATCGAGGTTGCCGGGAAAACCATGAAGAAGGACTACGAGCCGGTGCTCGAACGCCGTATCCATAATTTCGTGAATTACGGCGAAGGATCCTGGCATGTTGCCCAGCGCGATCTTATCTGGGTGAGGCTCTCGAAGGAAGCGGTGGCAAAAGGAGTCCGTATCGAGCATATAGGAAAGCTGCTGGCAAGCAAGTTCCGGATGGACTTCCCCCAGCTGCTCGATGCGGTTTCAGTAACCCTGATCACTGACGGCGCAAAGGTCCTTGAAGCAAAAAAAGATGCCGAGATAGTGTACGAGGAGCGCGATGCACGGATCAAGGGCATGCGTGATGCCGACGTGAATACCTACTACTCCTGCACGCTCTGCCAGACTTTTGCCCCGAACCACGTCTGCGTCATCACACCCGAGCGGCTCGCACTCTGCGGGGCCATCAGCTGGCTTGACGGCAAGATCGCATACGAGATGTCGCCTTCCGGCGCCAACCAGCCCATCGAGAAAGGAGCAGTCATCAATGCCCAGAACGGGGAGTTCGAGGGGGTCAACCGCTTTGTCAAGAAAGCCAGCCATGGCGAGATCGAGCGGTGCTCGCTCTACAGCGTGATGGAGTACCCTATGACCTGCTGCGGCTGTTTCGAGGCCATTGCCCTGATGCTGCCGGAGGTGAACGGGATCATGGTCGTGAACCGGGAGTACAAGGGCATGACCCCCTCGGGCATGACCTTCTCCACGCTTGCCGGCACTATCGGCGGCGGGGCCCAGACACCGGGCTTTGCCGGGATCTCGAAGAACTATGTCCTCTCGGACCGGTTCCTGCAGGGAGAGGGTGGGATCGAGCGGCTCGTCTGGATGCCGGCCGCCCTCAAGGAGGAACTGAAAGTCCGGCTCAGTAAGAAACTGGAGGAACGGGGTCTTTCCGGTCTCTTTGAGAAGATTGCCGATGAGACCACTGCCGGGACCATCGAAGCGCTCATGGAGTACCTTGAGCGCGTGCAGCACCCGGCCCTGAAGATGAAACCCCTGGTGTGA
- a CDS encoding acetyl-CoA decarbonylase/synthase complex subunit delta, with protein sequence MAYKLPFDWSAAIGDVTLGATKADGGTRRVSYRIGGGKTLPFLESVPGSPAPLIAFEVCDNPVFWPALIRTCCGDLSNSVTEWAKTAETSYGADLVRLYLTSTKQRNFTDIPAVKKTVADVLSSTTLPLIIEGSNEPKIDSEVFLACGEAGQGERLLLGTAEASRYRSIAAAALAFNHSVLAQSPIDINLAKQLNILLREIGVQRDHIVIDPYTGTLGYGFEYSYSAMERIRFSALKGDADLAMPMICSAADTLTIKEVREAEPALQDEMAVRWELYTGIAAAAAGSEIICVRHPKTIPLLKAAFADMKKGASSSAEVQ encoded by the coding sequence ATGGCATACAAACTTCCCTTTGACTGGTCCGCTGCAATCGGAGACGTGACCCTCGGGGCAACCAAGGCCGATGGCGGTACACGCCGGGTCTCGTACCGTATTGGCGGGGGAAAGACCCTCCCGTTCCTGGAGTCCGTCCCCGGCTCCCCCGCCCCGCTCATCGCGTTCGAGGTCTGCGACAACCCGGTTTTCTGGCCGGCCCTCATCCGCACCTGTTGCGGCGATCTTTCAAACAGCGTTACCGAATGGGCAAAGACCGCCGAAACCTCGTACGGCGCCGACCTGGTCCGGCTGTACCTGACAAGCACGAAACAGCGAAATTTTACCGATATACCTGCAGTCAAGAAGACGGTTGCAGATGTCCTCTCCTCAACCACGCTCCCGCTCATCATCGAGGGGAGCAACGAGCCGAAGATCGACAGCGAGGTCTTCCTTGCCTGCGGCGAGGCCGGGCAGGGGGAGCGCCTCCTCCTCGGCACTGCTGAGGCAAGCCGGTACCGCAGCATTGCAGCCGCAGCCCTTGCCTTCAACCACTCGGTGCTCGCCCAGTCCCCGATCGACATCAACCTTGCCAAGCAGCTCAACATCCTCCTGCGGGAGATAGGCGTCCAGCGCGATCATATCGTCATCGATCCCTATACCGGCACGCTCGGGTACGGCTTCGAATATTCCTATTCGGCCATGGAGCGGATCCGGTTCTCGGCCCTCAAGGGGGATGCCGATCTCGCCATGCCCATGATCTGCTCTGCTGCCGATACGCTGACCATCAAGGAAGTCCGGGAGGCTGAACCCGCCCTGCAGGACGAGATGGCGGTCCGGTGGGAATTGTATACAGGAATTGCAGCCGCGGCAGCCGGATCCGAGATCATCTGTGTCCGTCACCCGAAGACGATCCCGCTTCTGAAAGCAGCATTTGCCGATATGAAAAAAGGTGCATCATCTTCTGCGGAGGTGCAGTAA